In Luteipulveratus mongoliensis, the DNA window AGACCTCGATGCTGTTCCTCGCAGCGGTGGTCCTCGGCGGCGCAGGCAACAAGTTCGGTGCCGTGCTGGGTGGTGCGCTGATCGCGTACATCCCGTTGCGATTCACCGGTCTGGCCGAGTACAAGATCCTCATCTTCGGGATCATCCTGGTGCTGCTGATGATCTTCCGGCCACAAGGTCTGTTCGGTGCCCGCAACCACCTGCTCGCCTATGCGAGCAGAGCCCGTAAGTGGTTGACCAATCGAGAATCGCCAACGGGACCCGTCGAGACGGCGAAGGAGTCCGGCTCATGAGCACACCCGCGGGCACGACGCCCGACGAGCAGCCAGACGTCATCGAGACCGAGCACCCGGACGCTCCGCCGCCTCTGGACTCGGAGGTCGCACAGGTCGTCGCGCCCGACCGCGACATCGAGGTCGCGGTCGGCGACAACCTGGTCGAGATCCGCGATCTGACCGTCACCTTTGGTGGTCTCACCGCGCTCGACTCGGTCAGCTTCGACATCCGCCGTGGCGAGATCCTCGGTCTGATCGGTCCCAACGGTGCTGGCAAGACGACCTGCTTCAACGCGATGACGGGCGTCTACAAGCCAAGCGCGGGATCGGTCGAGCTCGAGGGCCATAACCTCGGCGGCCGCAAGCAGCACGTCATCACCCGCCTCGGCCTGGCCCGGACGTTCCAGAACATCCGGCTCTTCGGGCAGATGACGGCGCTGGAGAACGTCGCGGTCGGGCTGGACGCCCGGCACAAGACCAGCGTCCCCGGCGCAGTGTTCCGCTCTCCCCGCCACCGGCGCGAGGAGCAGGACACGATCGAGCGTGGCATGGCCTTGCTGGAGTTCGTCGGGATCGCCGACAAGGCCAGGGACCTGGCCCGCAACCTCCCGTACGGCTATCAGCGGCGCCTCGAGATCGCGCGGGCCCTCGCGACCGAGCCCAAGCTGTTGTGCCTTGACGAGCCGGCCGCCGGCTTCAACCCGGCGGAGAAGGACGAGCTGATGGCGCTCATCCGGACGATCCGGGACGACGGCTACACCGTGCTGCTCATCGAGCACGACATGCGGCTCGTCATGGGCGTCACCGACCGGATCGTGGTGCTGGAGTTCGGCAAGAAGATCGCCGAGGGCAGCCCGCAGGAGATCAGAGAAGACCCGAAGGTCATCGCGGCCTACCTGGGAGAGGAGTCCGACGATGGCGCTGCTTGAGGTCGACAACATCTCCGTCCACTACGGGCGGATTCAGGCCATCCACGACATGTCACTGAAGGTCGAGGAGGGCGAGATCGTGAGTCTGATCGGTGCCAACGGCGCCGGCAAGACCACGACGATGCGCACACTGGCCGGGCTGCTCAGCCTGTCCGGCGGCTCGATCCGTTTCGAGGGTGACGACATCTCCAAGATGAAGGGTCACACCCGCGTGGCGCGAGGTATCTCGCTCACGCCGGAGGGCCGTGGCATCTTCCCCGCCATGACCATCATGGAGAACCTCGACATGGGTGCCTACGCGCTCAAGGACAAGTCCAAGATGAAAGAGGACTTCGAGCGCGTCTTTGACCTGTTCCCGCGGTTGAAGGAGCGGCAGAAGCAGCTCGGCGGCACGATGTCCGGCGGAGAGCAGCAGATGCTCGCGATCGGTCGGGCGCTGATGGGTCATCCCAAGGTGCTGCTGCTCGACGAGCCGTCGATGGGCCTGGCCCCGCAGTTCATCCGGCAGATCTTCTCGATCATCAAGCAGGTCAACGACCAGGGCACGACGATCCTGCTCGTGGAGCAGAACGCCAACCAGGCGCTGGCCAAGGCAGACCGGGCGTACGTCCTGGAGACCGGCCGGATCACGCACACCGGCACCGGCAAGGAGCTCCTCGCCAACCCGGCGATCAAGGAGGCCTACCTCGGCGCTGCCTGAGCGCGTACGTCCTCGTCGTCGCCCGCCGGTCACCGGAAGGCGGCGACGAGGGCTGTCAGGAGGGGTGCGACGACGATCGCGGGCAACATGTCACCGACCGGGATCTCGCGAATCCGTAGCAGCCGCAGGCCGATTCCCACGAGCAGCAACCCGCCGGTGGCGGTCAGCGCCGCGATGTGAGCGTCCGGCAGCACCGATCCGAGCAGCACACCGAGCACGGTGAGCGAGCCTTGGATCACCGCCACGGACAGAGCGGACATCAGCACTCCGATGCCGAACGTCGACGCGAACGCCAGCGCGGCGAATCCGTCCAGCACGGACTTCAGGACCAGCTGGTCGATACCGCGACCGAGGCCGTCGCTCAGGGTGCCCAAGATGGTCAGCGGGCCCACGCAGAACAGCAACGACGCCGTCATCCAGCCTTCGATGAAGCGTTCCCGCTCGGCATGCCCGCCGCCGTCGTGGCGCATCCGTCTCTGCAGCACACCGGCCAGTCCTTCGAGCCGGCGCTCGATCTGGAGCAACGAGCCGGCGATCGAACCGATGAGCAGGCTGCCGAGGACGATCAGTACCGGCGCACCGTCACCGACGGTGTCCTCGAGCGACGGCGCCGTCACCTGATAAGCGGACAGAGCAGCCATCAGCAGGGTGACCAGGCCGAGGCAGTCGGTCACGACTGAACGGGTGCGCTCAGGTAGCCGATGACCGACAAGCATGCCGAGTGAGGCGCCAAGGAGCACGGTTGCGACATTGATGACGGTGCCGAAACCGGGAAAGGGACTGTCCACGAGTGCTCACCCTACGGCGGGGTAAGACGTCCACCAGCGGTGCTCTACGCTGCGGGTGAACGGTGGGTTCCGCCGTGAATTTCCACCACCCCATTCGTATCTCACCGGATCGTGCGACGGCGTACTCTGACGCCTTGTAGCACGTCCGAACCGCCCTCGTGAGGAGGAGCTGTTGTCCCGGTCCCCGGTCTCAGTCAGTCGTGTCGGCGTGGACGACGAGCAGGCGTTCGCTCCGTTGTGGATCGAGTCGCGCGTGGCCGTCGGTCAGACCGCTGACTGGGCGCGTCGTGCCGTGCGCGAGGGTCGCATCCGGGATGCGTTGCTACGAGACGATATTCGCATTTACGTCGCCAAGGCGGATGGTGCGCAGCTCGGTTTCGTCGTCGTCACTCATAGCCCGCTGTCTGGTCTGAATGACGACGCCGCCGCGTGGATCGACCAGCTGTGGGTCGATCCGGCCCATCGGCGTACGGGCGTGGCTCGTGAGCTCCTTCGGATGGCCGCGCGCTATGCCGAGTACATCGGCGCCAACCAGCTGGTCTCCTGCGTCCCGGCTCAGGAGAAGGACAGCAACCGCTACTTCGCGCGCCTCGGATTCGCTCCGTCGGTGACTAGCCGTTCGACGTCCCCGGGCGCCCTGCGCCGTCGCCTCGCGGGCGACGAGCAGGAGTCGACCTCAGAGGCCGTCGTACGCCGTCGCCGGTCCTTGCGGGCCCGCACCGCCGCCCGCGTCGGGCTGGCGCGCGGCACCGGCATCTGAGGCGCCGCTCAGGTCGCCCTGCTGGGCGTGTCACGCAGGACGCAGGTGATCCTGCTGGTGTTCACCCGACGACCCTCGTCGTCCACGATCGTGACGTCGTAGCTCGCGACCGACCGTCCCTCCGAGAGCGGTGTCGTCGTCGCGGTGACATAGCCGCTACGGACTCCTCGGTGATGGGTGGAGTTGATGTCCAGACCCATGGCCACTCGACCCTCGCCGGCGTGGATGGCCGCAGCGACCGACCCGACCGTCTCCGCCAGGACCACGCTCGCCCCGCCGTGCAGCAGGCCGTACGGCTGGGTGTTGCCCTTGACGGGCATCCGCGCCACGACGCGGCCCGGGCTGACGTCGAGAAACTCGATGCCCATGGTCTCTGCGAGGGTGCCTTGATTCATCGCGTTCATCTGGCTCAGTGCCTCAGCAGTCTGGGCGTCGGTCGACGAGCTCGGGTCTGTCATGGCTACACGTCCTGTCATGTCGGTTCCGACCCATAGGCTTTCATGCGTGAAGCGGCTCCTCCTCCTCGACGGACACTCCCTTGCCTACCGCGCGTTCTTCGCGCTCCCGGTCGAGAACTTCTCGACCACGACCGGCCAGTCGACCAATGCGGTCTACGGGTTCACCTCGATGCTCATCAACGTGCTGCGCGACGAGGAGCCCACCCACATCGGAGTGGCGTTCGACGTGTCGCGCCAGACCTTCCGGGCGGAGGAGTACGCCGAGTACAAGGCGGGTCGGTCCAAGACGCCCGATGAGTTCAAGGGCCAGGTGTCCCTCGTGCACGAGGTGCTCGACGCGCTGCGCGTGCCGTATGTCGAGGTGGCGGGCTTCGAGGCCGACGACATCATCGCGACGCTGACGACCCGAGCAGTTGCGGCGGACTTCGACGAGGTGCTGATCTGCTCGGGTGACCGTGACGCGATCCAGCTGATCAACGACAGGGTCACGCTGCTCTACCCGCGCAAGGGGGTCTCGGACCTGGCGCGGATGACGCCGACAGCGGTCGAGGAGAAGTACGGCGTGCCACCCGAGCGCTACAGCGACCTCGCCGCCATGGTCGGGGAGACCTCGGACAACCTGCCGGGGGTGCCCGGTGTCGGTCCCAAGACCGCGGCCAAGTGGATCAACCTCTATGGCGATCTCGCGGGTGTGGTCGACCATGTCGGTGAGATCAAGGGCAAGGCGGGGGAGGCGCTGCGCGAGCACCTCGACGGCGTGCTGCGCAACCGTCGCCTCAACCAGCTGGTGCTCGACATGCCGCTGGACATCACGGTCGATGAGCTCGAGCGCCGCACCTGGGACCGCGACGAGGTCCACACGGTCTTCGACGGCCTGGAGTTCCGGGTGCTGCGCGACCGGCTCTTCGAGACACTCAAGGCGGTCGACGCCGAGGCCGAGGAGGCCGTCGAGGTCGAGGGCGAGACGCTGGCCCCCGAGCAGGTGGCGGCCTGGATCACGGAGCACCTGCCGCCCGGCGAGCGTGCCGGGGTGCACCTGGCCGGCACCTGGTCGCGTGGCACCGGCGATGCCCACGGACTGGCCGTTGCCGCGCCGGCCGGCACGGCGGCGTACGTCGACCTGACCGAGCTGACGCCCGACGCTGAGGCGGCGTTGAGCGCCTGGCTGAGCGACGCGGAGCGACCCAAGGCGTGGTACGACGCGAAGGGCCCTCTGCAGGCCCTCGCCGCCCGGGGGTTCGAGGTGCGCGGGCTGACCAGTGACACCGCCCTGGCGGCCTATCTGGTACGCCCGGACCAGCGCTCGTACGACCTCACCGACCTCGTGCTGCGCTACCTCAAGCGTGAGCTCAAGGGGGTCGAGCCGGCGGACGGCCAGGGTCTGCTCGACCTCGGTGATACCGGCACGAGCGAGGAAGCTGTTGCGGCGATGCAGCGTGCCCAGGCGGTCGCTGATCTTGCCGTCGCGCTGGACGAGGAGCTCGCGCGCACCAACGGCACCGGCCTGCTGGCCGACATCGAGCTCCCGCTGGTCGGTGTCCTGGCGACGATGGAGCGCGCCGGAATCGCGGTCGACGGTGACGCGATGGAGTCGCTCGAGAGCGACTACGCCGACGGGGTGCGTGAGGCGCAGCAGGATGCTTTCGAAGCCATCGGTGGGGAGCAGATCAACCTGGGGTCACCGAAGCAGCTCCAGGTGGTGCTGTTCGAGACGCTCGGCATGCCCAAGACCAAGAAGACCAAGACCGGCTACACAACGGATGCCGATGCGCTGACCGACCTCTACACCAAGACCGAGCACCCTTTCCTGGAGGCGCTGCTGCGGCACCGCGACTCCTCGCGGCTGCGGGTCACGGTCGAGGGCCTGATCAAGTCGGTCGCCGATGACGCGCGCATCCACACGACCTACCAGCAGACCATCGCGGCCACGGGTCGGCTGTCCTCGACCGAGCCCAACCTGCAGAACATCCCGATCCGCACCGAGGCCGGTCGCCGGATCCGCGAGGTGTTCGTGGTGGGCGATGGCTATGAGTCGCTGATGTCGGCCGACTACAGCCAGATCGAGATGCGCATCATGGCTCACCTGTCCGGTGACGAGGGGCTGATCGAGGCGTTCCGGACGGGGGAGGACCTGCACCGGTTCGTCGGGTCGCGGGTCTTCGCGGTGGAGCCCGAGGACGTCACGCTCGAGATGCGCGCCAAGATCAAGGCGATGTCCTACGGCTTGGCCTACGGGTTGTCCGCGTTCGGGCTGTCCAAGCAGCTGACGATCAGCACCGAGGAGGCCAGCGGGCTGATGGACGAGTACTTCGCTCGTTTCGGCGGCGTCCGTGACTACCTCAAGGAGATCGTCGCCGACGCGCGCAGCACGGGCTACACCGAGACGATGCTGGGCCGGCGCCGCTACCTGCCCGACCTCAACTCCGACAACCGGCAGCGGCGTCAGATGGCGGAGCGGATGGCGCTCAACGCCCCGATCCAGGGCTCGGCAGCGGACATCATCAAGCTCGCGATGCTGCGCGTGGACCGTGCGCTGCAGGAGTCCGAGGCGAAGTCACGGATGCTGCTGCAGGTACACGACGAGCTCGTGCTCGAAGTCGCTCCGGGCGAGCGCGACGACCTCGAAAAGCTGGTCCGGACCGAGATGGGCGCGGCCGTCGAGATGGACGTGCCGCTGGACGTCAGCGTCGGCGTCGGCGGCTCCTGGCACGACGCCGCACACTGACGGCCGCTCTCCAACAAGCAAGGCCCCGCGACCTGGTCGCGGGGCCTTCTCGATGGTGCTGGGTCAGTCGTCGTAACGGTCATCCGGTCGGTCGAAGGTCCGCCGCCGCGGAGCGGGGTCATCGGGGTCGAGCTCGTGGCGTGCCGATCGTGTCTCTTCCTCGTAGCGGCGCGCGCTGCGGGACGGCGCCGGCGCCGGCGCGGTCGACTCATCGTCGGAGTCCAGCCGTCGGCTGCCGCGCGACCCGGTGGTCTCGCCGCGACGTGCGCCTCGCAGCGCATCGTCATCCGGCAGGAAGGCGGAGCGGTCCCGCGAACGCGAGTCGTCCTGGTCCTCCTCCTCGTCCCGGCGGCGACGCGGGCGGTCGCGCTCCTCGTCACGGTCGCGGCGAGGGCGCTCGTCCTCGTCCTCGTGGTCGCGGCGCGGCCGCAGCTCCTGGCGTCGCTCGACACCGAACATCGCACTGCCGAGGCCACCGATCAGCAGACCCGTCGCACCGAGCGCGATGGCGCGGTAGCGGTTGATCGTGTTGAGGTCGCCGCAGGTGCCCTTCTGGAAGCTGCCCGTGGGCGCGCTGGCCGCCGAGTCACAGTTGAAGGTCGAGCCGGTCGATCCCCGCAGGGTGATCGGCACGAAGAAGAAGTAGGCCGCCGCCAGCAGGAAGGGCAGGGCGACGAGGAGGCAGACCTTCGTCCCCGTGCGGGGCGAGATCAGCGTCCGGCTGTCGTGGTCCTCAGGCATGCGCTGGATGCTACTAGCAAGTCATGAGCGCGAGTGGCCTTAGTCACGCCGCTGCGCGCCCGGTGAGACGAGGCTCGGTAGCGTGCACCTCGGTCAGCCGTCCGGAGAGGCGGCACAGTGCAGTCCCAGGAGGTGAGCGTGGCAGTCGGCATCGTGCTCGCTGGGGGTTACGGGACCCGGATGCTGCCCCTGACGGAGCATCGCCCGAAGCATCTGCTGCCGGTCGGTCCGGACCCGATCGTGGTCCATCAGCTGCGCCGTCTTGCGGGCGCCGGGATCGCTGACGTCGTGCTGGCGACCGGCTTCTGTGCCGATCAGTTCGAGCCCGCGCTGGGGGACGGATCGCGCTGGGGCGTACGCCTGCGTTACGCACCCGAACCCGAGCCGCTGGGCACAGCGGGAGCCCTGCGCCACGCGTACGACGCCGTGGCGGATCTCCCCGAGGCCGACACCCTGGTGGTCCTCAACGGCGACCTCCTCAGTGGCCATGACCTGCGGGCTCAGGTCTCCGCGTACGAGAGCTCGGGTGCTGAGGTCTCGATCCACGTCCGGCAGGTTGCCGACCCGCGGGCGTACGGATCGGTGGTCCTGGGCGTTGCGGGTCGCGTACAGGCGTTCGTCGAGAAGTCACCCAACCCTCCGAGTGACCTGATCAACGCCGGGACCTACGTGGTCAGCCGGTCAGTGGCCGCCTCGATCCCGAGCGGGCGGAAGGCGTCATGGGAGCACGAGGTCGTGCCCGGGCTCATCGAGCGCGGTACGCCGGTTGTGGGCTTTCGCGAGGAGGCCTACTTCCGGGACATCGGCTCTCCTTCAGCACTGGTGGCTGCCTCGGTCGATGCGGTGCTCGGAGACCTGCCCGGTGCTGCCGGGGCCGGCGGCCGCGCGTGGATCGCCGCCACGGCCGACGTGGACCCGACCGCTCGGGTGGACGCGGGGAGCGCGGTGCACGACGGGGCGGTCATCGGCCCTCGGGCGCAGGTGTCGGGCAGCATCGTGATGGCGGGTGGTGTCGTCGGCGGGGGAGCCGTGGTCCGTGGCTCGGTGCTCGCTCCGATGTCTGTGGTGGGAGCGGGAGCCCGCCTGGTCGACGAGGCTCTGGCCGACGGCGAGGTGCGGTCGGCGACCCGTCCCACAGTGTGATGCAGACCACCCGTCGTGGCTACTCGCCGGTAATCGGCGACTATGCTGTCGGCGTTCTGTAGGCCGAAGTCTGTTGAGGATCATGAGCTCACGCCCACCCGGGATGGGGTATCGACCGGCGCTGGACGGGCTCCGGGCGGTCTCCGTCGTCACCATCATGCTGTTCCACGTTCCCGTGGCATGGGTGCACGGCGGCTACTGGTCGGTCAACGTCTTCTTCGTGGTCTCGGGCTACCTGATCACCGGTCTGCTCCTGAAGGAGCACTCCAAGTGGGGCAACATCGACCTGGTCGGGTTCTACCTGCGTCGCGCCCGACGGCTGCTCCCAGCGCTGCTGGTGATGCTGGTCGGAGTGTCGTTGCTGGCCCCTCGGATCATGGGCAGCCAGACCCCAGGG includes these proteins:
- a CDS encoding GNAT family N-acetyltransferase; translation: MSRSPVSVSRVGVDDEQAFAPLWIESRVAVGQTADWARRAVREGRIRDALLRDDIRIYVAKADGAQLGFVVVTHSPLSGLNDDAAAWIDQLWVDPAHRRTGVARELLRMAARYAEYIGANQLVSCVPAQEKDSNRYFARLGFAPSVTSRSTSPGALRRRLAGDEQESTSEAVVRRRRSLRARTAARVGLARGTGI
- a CDS encoding DUF554 domain-containing protein; translated protein: MDSPFPGFGTVINVATVLLGASLGMLVGHRLPERTRSVVTDCLGLVTLLMAALSAYQVTAPSLEDTVGDGAPVLIVLGSLLIGSIAGSLLQIERRLEGLAGVLQRRMRHDGGGHAERERFIEGWMTASLLFCVGPLTILGTLSDGLGRGIDQLVLKSVLDGFAALAFASTFGIGVLMSALSVAVIQGSLTVLGVLLGSVLPDAHIAALTATGGLLLVGIGLRLLRIREIPVGDMLPAIVVAPLLTALVAAFR
- a CDS encoding ABC transporter ATP-binding protein — protein: MSTPAGTTPDEQPDVIETEHPDAPPPLDSEVAQVVAPDRDIEVAVGDNLVEIRDLTVTFGGLTALDSVSFDIRRGEILGLIGPNGAGKTTCFNAMTGVYKPSAGSVELEGHNLGGRKQHVITRLGLARTFQNIRLFGQMTALENVAVGLDARHKTSVPGAVFRSPRHRREEQDTIERGMALLEFVGIADKARDLARNLPYGYQRRLEIARALATEPKLLCLDEPAAGFNPAEKDELMALIRTIRDDGYTVLLIEHDMRLVMGVTDRIVVLEFGKKIAEGSPQEIREDPKVIAAYLGEESDDGAA
- a CDS encoding ABC transporter ATP-binding protein; the encoded protein is MALLEVDNISVHYGRIQAIHDMSLKVEEGEIVSLIGANGAGKTTTMRTLAGLLSLSGGSIRFEGDDISKMKGHTRVARGISLTPEGRGIFPAMTIMENLDMGAYALKDKSKMKEDFERVFDLFPRLKERQKQLGGTMSGGEQQMLAIGRALMGHPKVLLLDEPSMGLAPQFIRQIFSIIKQVNDQGTTILLVEQNANQALAKADRAYVLETGRITHTGTGKELLANPAIKEAYLGAA
- the polA gene encoding DNA polymerase I, with product MKRLLLLDGHSLAYRAFFALPVENFSTTTGQSTNAVYGFTSMLINVLRDEEPTHIGVAFDVSRQTFRAEEYAEYKAGRSKTPDEFKGQVSLVHEVLDALRVPYVEVAGFEADDIIATLTTRAVAADFDEVLICSGDRDAIQLINDRVTLLYPRKGVSDLARMTPTAVEEKYGVPPERYSDLAAMVGETSDNLPGVPGVGPKTAAKWINLYGDLAGVVDHVGEIKGKAGEALREHLDGVLRNRRLNQLVLDMPLDITVDELERRTWDRDEVHTVFDGLEFRVLRDRLFETLKAVDAEAEEAVEVEGETLAPEQVAAWITEHLPPGERAGVHLAGTWSRGTGDAHGLAVAAPAGTAAYVDLTELTPDAEAALSAWLSDAERPKAWYDAKGPLQALAARGFEVRGLTSDTALAAYLVRPDQRSYDLTDLVLRYLKRELKGVEPADGQGLLDLGDTGTSEEAVAAMQRAQAVADLAVALDEELARTNGTGLLADIELPLVGVLATMERAGIAVDGDAMESLESDYADGVREAQQDAFEAIGGEQINLGSPKQLQVVLFETLGMPKTKKTKTGYTTDADALTDLYTKTEHPFLEALLRHRDSSRLRVTVEGLIKSVADDARIHTTYQQTIAATGRLSSTEPNLQNIPIRTEAGRRIREVFVVGDGYESLMSADYSQIEMRIMAHLSGDEGLIEAFRTGEDLHRFVGSRVFAVEPEDVTLEMRAKIKAMSYGLAYGLSAFGLSKQLTISTEEASGLMDEYFARFGGVRDYLKEIVADARSTGYTETMLGRRRYLPDLNSDNRQRRQMAERMALNAPIQGSAADIIKLAMLRVDRALQESEAKSRMLLQVHDELVLEVAPGERDDLEKLVRTEMGAAVEMDVPLDVSVGVGGSWHDAAH
- a CDS encoding nucleotidyltransferase family protein, which translates into the protein MAVGIVLAGGYGTRMLPLTEHRPKHLLPVGPDPIVVHQLRRLAGAGIADVVLATGFCADQFEPALGDGSRWGVRLRYAPEPEPLGTAGALRHAYDAVADLPEADTLVVLNGDLLSGHDLRAQVSAYESSGAEVSIHVRQVADPRAYGSVVLGVAGRVQAFVEKSPNPPSDLINAGTYVVSRSVAASIPSGRKASWEHEVVPGLIERGTPVVGFREEAYFRDIGSPSALVAASVDAVLGDLPGAAGAGGRAWIAATADVDPTARVDAGSAVHDGAVIGPRAQVSGSIVMAGGVVGGGAVVRGSVLAPMSVVGAGARLVDEALADGEVRSATRPTV
- a CDS encoding PaaI family thioesterase, yielding MTDPSSSTDAQTAEALSQMNAMNQGTLAETMGIEFLDVSPGRVVARMPVKGNTQPYGLLHGGASVVLAETVGSVAAAIHAGEGRVAMGLDINSTHHRGVRSGYVTATTTPLSEGRSVASYDVTIVDDEGRRVNTSRITCVLRDTPSRAT